One Bacillus sp. 1780r2a1 DNA segment encodes these proteins:
- a CDS encoding ABC transporter permease, with product MSMSDLKSEKSVSIPDEWFVPKQKDRTEAEAVVRPSLSYWHDAWLRLLKNKLAMLGLIFLVLLVIMAIVGPMISPHSVTQTSFANQNQPPSKEHWFGTDDLGRDVFTRTWYGARISLFVGVMAALIDFIIGVIYGGVAGYKGGRTDNVMMRIVEVLYGLPYLLVVILLMVVMGPGLSTIILALSVTGWIGMARIVRGQVLQIKNYEFVLASKTFGTKTARIIKKNLLPNTMGPIIVQMTLTVPTAIFAEAFLSFLGLGVQAPFASWGVMANDGLSSILSGYWWRLFFPAFFISITMFAFNVLGDGLQDALDPKLRR from the coding sequence ATGAGCATGAGTGATCTGAAATCAGAAAAGTCAGTAAGCATTCCTGATGAATGGTTTGTACCAAAGCAAAAAGATCGCACCGAGGCGGAAGCTGTTGTGCGTCCCAGCTTGTCTTATTGGCATGATGCATGGCTAAGGTTATTGAAAAACAAGCTGGCAATGCTAGGATTAATCTTTTTGGTTTTGCTAGTCATCATGGCTATCGTGGGACCGATGATTTCTCCCCACAGCGTTACGCAAACGTCATTTGCGAATCAAAATCAGCCACCTTCAAAAGAACACTGGTTTGGAACGGATGATTTAGGAAGGGATGTATTTACTCGAACGTGGTATGGAGCAAGAATTTCACTATTCGTTGGGGTCATGGCTGCTTTAATTGATTTTATAATCGGAGTTATTTATGGAGGCGTTGCCGGCTATAAAGGCGGTCGCACAGATAACGTGATGATGCGTATTGTTGAAGTTCTATATGGCCTTCCTTATCTATTGGTTGTCATCCTGTTAATGGTGGTAATGGGACCTGGTTTATCAACGATTATCCTCGCACTTTCCGTGACAGGCTGGATTGGAATGGCCCGAATTGTCCGAGGACAAGTTCTACAAATAAAAAACTATGAATTTGTGCTTGCATCCAAAACATTTGGGACCAAAACAGCAAGGATTATTAAGAAAAATTTATTGCCTAACACAATGGGGCCGATTATTGTTCAAATGACGTTAACGGTTCCGACAGCTATATTTGCCGAAGCGTTTTTAAGCTTTTTAGGATTAGGTGTTCAAGCACCATTTGCCAGCTGGGGTGTAATGGCAAATGACGGTTTATCTTCGATTCTATCTGGCTATTGGTGGCGCTTATTTTTCCCGGCTTTCTTTATTTCTATCACCATGTTTGCATTTAACGTGCTAGGGGACGGTTTACAAGATGCCCTTGATCCAAAGTTAAGGAGGTAG
- a CDS encoding ABC transporter ATP-binding protein, which yields MEKVLEVQDLTVKFATYGGEVQAVRGVSFDLYKGETLAIVGESGCGKSVTSQSIMRLIPNPPGKITKGSILFKGKDLAKLSEKAMRKIRGADISMIFQDPMTALNPTITVGQQIAESMMQHENITKDVANKKALDMLNLVGIPNPKERLKQYPHEFSGGMRQRIVIAMALVCEPEVLIADEPTTALDVTIQAQILELFKEIQAKTGVSIILITHDLGVVAQVADRIAVMYAGKIVEAGKRRDIFYQPQHPYTKGLLQSVPRLDLDGGDLVPIAGSPPDLFAPPIGCSFAARCPYAMEVCDRVYPGEILFRNEHSVSCWLQDERAKKLVSTIS from the coding sequence GTGGAAAAAGTTTTAGAAGTTCAAGATTTAACGGTGAAATTTGCTACATATGGCGGTGAGGTGCAAGCGGTTAGAGGCGTATCGTTTGATTTATATAAAGGTGAAACACTTGCGATTGTAGGGGAGTCGGGATGTGGGAAAAGCGTAACTTCTCAAAGCATTATGAGATTAATTCCAAATCCTCCAGGAAAGATTACAAAAGGGTCAATTTTATTTAAGGGAAAGGATTTAGCAAAGCTCTCTGAAAAAGCCATGAGAAAGATACGCGGCGCAGATATCTCAATGATTTTCCAAGATCCAATGACTGCATTGAATCCAACAATTACGGTAGGACAGCAAATTGCAGAGAGCATGATGCAACATGAAAACATTACGAAAGATGTAGCGAACAAAAAAGCACTAGACATGCTCAATTTGGTTGGAATTCCAAATCCGAAAGAGCGCTTGAAACAGTACCCTCATGAATTTAGCGGGGGGATGAGGCAGCGGATTGTCATTGCTATGGCTCTTGTATGTGAACCGGAAGTGCTCATTGCCGACGAGCCGACGACGGCTTTAGACGTAACGATCCAAGCTCAGATTTTAGAGCTTTTTAAAGAAATTCAAGCAAAAACAGGCGTATCCATTATTTTGATTACGCATGATTTAGGAGTCGTCGCCCAAGTGGCAGACCGAATAGCCGTCATGTATGCAGGTAAAATCGTTGAAGCAGGAAAGCGAAGAGATATTTTTTATCAACCACAGCATCCATATACAAAGGGGCTCTTACAGTCTGTTCCGCGTCTTGATTTGGATGGTGGAGACCTTGTGCCAATTGCAGGTTCGCCTCCAGACTTATTTGCACCTCCTATCGGGTGTTCCTTTGCTGCTCGGTGTCCTTATGCGATGGAAGTGTGTGATCGCGTGTATCCTGGTGAAATTTTGTTTCGAAATGAGCATTCAGTCAGCTGTTGGCTCCAAGATGAAAGAGCTAAAAAACTAGTATCTACTATAAGCTAG
- a CDS encoding peptide ABC transporter substrate-binding protein, which yields MKRIMSVVMMSILVFTLAACTATSDSGAEPEGGSKKEDGKVLYMNNGAEPTSFDPPIGFDSYSWQMLNNLMEGLTRLGQEHEPEAAIAEKWDVSQDGKVYTFHIREDAKWSNGDDVTAGDFEFAWKRLLNPETGSPAAFLGYFIEGGEEFNTGKGKAEDVKVKAVDDKTFEVTLNSPQAYFLSVIANPAFFPINEKVATENPKWFAEAKSFVGNGPFKLTKWKHNSNIVMERNDQYWDAKNVKLDKVNWAMVENTNTEYQMYQNGELDVSEIPADLSDQLLKDDSLDIKDQAGVYFYRLNLDQEPFQNVNIRKAFALAVDQDQIVNYVTKNKEEPAYGFVSKGFKDANGSDFREKSGDLVKTDVKQAKELLEKGMKEEGYEKLPQVTLTYSTDDTHKKIAEALQQMFKENLGVDVKLANMEWNVFQEEQKALKFQLSRSSFLADYADPINFLENFQTGHSMNRTAWSNEKYDQLIQEAKNEADEKKRFELMYEAEKLLFDEMPIIPIHFYNYVFLTNENVSGIVRHPVGYLELKWADKK from the coding sequence ATGAAGCGAATTATGTCTGTAGTAATGATGTCTATTTTAGTATTTACCCTTGCTGCCTGTACGGCGACAAGTGACTCAGGTGCAGAACCTGAAGGTGGTAGCAAGAAGGAAGATGGTAAAGTATTGTATATGAATAACGGTGCAGAGCCAACTTCTTTTGATCCACCAATTGGTTTTGATTCGTACTCTTGGCAAATGTTAAACAACTTAATGGAAGGCTTAACAAGATTAGGACAAGAACATGAACCAGAAGCAGCAATTGCTGAGAAATGGGACGTATCACAAGATGGCAAAGTTTATACATTTCATATTCGTGAAGATGCAAAATGGTCGAATGGGGATGACGTAACCGCAGGAGACTTTGAATTTGCTTGGAAACGGTTGTTAAACCCTGAAACAGGATCTCCAGCTGCTTTCTTAGGTTATTTTATTGAAGGTGGAGAGGAATTTAATACAGGAAAAGGAAAAGCGGAGGACGTAAAAGTAAAAGCGGTAGACGATAAGACGTTTGAAGTAACGTTGAATAGTCCACAAGCTTACTTCCTAAGCGTCATTGCAAATCCTGCATTTTTCCCAATTAATGAAAAAGTAGCAACTGAAAACCCTAAGTGGTTTGCTGAAGCGAAAAGTTTTGTTGGAAATGGTCCATTTAAGCTAACGAAGTGGAAGCATAACAGCAATATTGTTATGGAGCGCAACGATCAGTATTGGGATGCAAAAAATGTAAAGCTAGATAAAGTTAACTGGGCAATGGTGGAAAATACAAATACAGAATATCAAATGTACCAAAACGGCGAGCTTGATGTATCTGAGATCCCAGCTGATTTAAGCGACCAGTTATTAAAAGACGATAGCCTAGATATTAAAGATCAAGCAGGAGTTTATTTCTATCGTCTTAATTTAGATCAAGAACCGTTCCAAAATGTCAATATTCGTAAAGCGTTTGCTTTGGCTGTAGACCAAGATCAAATTGTTAACTATGTAACGAAGAACAAAGAAGAGCCGGCATATGGCTTTGTATCAAAAGGGTTTAAGGATGCCAACGGTTCTGATTTCCGAGAAAAGAGTGGAGATCTTGTCAAAACAGATGTGAAACAAGCAAAAGAGCTTTTAGAAAAGGGAATGAAAGAAGAGGGCTATGAGAAGCTACCTCAAGTTACGTTAACGTATAGCACAGATGACACGCATAAGAAGATTGCAGAAGCACTGCAACAGATGTTTAAAGAAAACCTAGGCGTTGATGTGAAGCTGGCGAACATGGAGTGGAACGTATTCCAAGAAGAGCAAAAGGCGCTGAAATTCCAGTTATCTCGTAGTTCGTTCTTAGCTGATTACGCGGATCCAATCAATTTCTTAGAAAACTTCCAAACGGGGCATTCAATGAACCGTACGGCTTGGAGTAATGAAAAATATGATCAATTAATTCAGGAAGCAAAGAATGAAGCGGATGAAAAGAAACGATTTGAGTTAATGTATGAAGCTGAAAAACTATTATTTGATGAAATGCCAATTATCCCAATTCACTTCTATAACTACGTATTTTTGACAAATGAAAACGTATCTGGAATTGTTCGTCACCCGGTTGGTTACTTAGAGTTAAAATGGGCGGATAAAAAATAA
- a CDS encoding LD-carboxypeptidase, with the protein MIKPSALKKGDIVGVVSPASPPKEQQLKKGIAYLESLGLQVQVGKSVYEKNGYLAGTDEQRAEDINAFFANPSVKGIICACGGYGTARMANLLDYELIKDNPKIFWGYSDITFLHTAISQKTGLITFHGPMLSSDIGKDDVKEQTKQSFQQLFTPQSTYYTDQITPLQIIEQGEVSGQLIGGNLTLLASSLGTDFEVETKGKILFIEDIEEESYSIDRMMTQLKLAGKFEDAAGIMLCDFHKCEPLKRENSLSLEEALLQPLKGLKKPIMKGFLIGHCSPQVAVPVGAYATMSTYERMVELEAGVKVD; encoded by the coding sequence ATGATAAAACCTTCTGCTTTGAAAAAAGGAGATATCGTGGGCGTTGTATCACCAGCTAGCCCGCCAAAAGAACAGCAGCTAAAAAAGGGAATTGCATATCTAGAAAGCTTAGGCCTTCAGGTCCAAGTTGGAAAATCAGTTTATGAAAAAAACGGCTACCTTGCAGGAACAGATGAACAGCGCGCAGAGGATATTAATGCTTTTTTTGCTAATCCAAGCGTCAAGGGAATTATTTGTGCTTGCGGTGGTTACGGAACGGCTAGAATGGCGAATTTACTAGATTATGAGCTCATTAAAGATAATCCAAAGATATTCTGGGGCTATAGCGATATTACATTTTTACATACGGCTATTTCTCAAAAAACAGGACTTATTACGTTTCACGGGCCAATGCTGTCATCGGATATTGGAAAAGATGATGTCAAAGAACAAACAAAGCAGTCTTTTCAACAACTTTTTACTCCTCAGTCAACATATTATACTGATCAAATTACTCCCCTTCAAATTATCGAACAGGGAGAGGTCAGCGGACAGCTAATTGGTGGTAACCTCACATTATTAGCAAGTTCGCTTGGTACAGATTTTGAAGTGGAGACAAAGGGGAAGATTTTATTTATTGAAGATATTGAAGAAGAATCCTACAGCATTGATAGAATGATGACACAGTTAAAGCTGGCTGGGAAATTTGAAGATGCAGCAGGCATTATGCTTTGTGATTTTCATAAGTGTGAACCGTTAAAAAGAGAGAATTCTTTATCATTAGAAGAAGCTTTATTACAGCCGTTAAAAGGGTTAAAAAAGCCAATTATGAAAGGGTTTTTAATTGGACACTGCTCGCCACAAGTCGCAGTGCCTGTTGGGGCGTATGCAACCATGTCAACCTATGAACGAATGGTAGAGTTAGAAGCCGGAGTGAAAGTAGATTAA
- a CDS encoding C40 family peptidase, producing the protein MNAKRYVVTVSVATVWTSAESPRSLDQVALESPVDIKEWLRRLTYENRLALCNENLVQTQLLFGEEVEMIKQEGNWCYVLIPSQPSKKNNVGYPGWVPASQLKAVELQKQDASAQVIARKTLLVIDNQTELMLSYRTTLPVVQYLNEHVEVETPLGRGLMLAKDVNVVQSDAELHPKTGAHLVSEGKRFLDLPYLWGGMSSYGFDCSGFTYSLHKANGYTIPRDASDQATSGKVVSYEEMEPGDLLFFAYEQGKGFVHHVAMYYGNGQIIHSPKTGKAVEVIPIKGMEYEDEICAIRRYWT; encoded by the coding sequence ATGAATGCTAAGAGATACGTTGTCACAGTGTCAGTTGCAACGGTGTGGACATCTGCAGAATCACCTCGTAGCCTCGATCAGGTGGCACTAGAATCACCTGTTGATATAAAAGAGTGGCTCCGTCGTTTAACGTATGAAAACCGACTCGCTTTATGCAACGAAAACCTCGTTCAAACCCAACTTTTATTTGGTGAAGAAGTCGAGATGATTAAGCAGGAAGGAAATTGGTGCTACGTTCTTATTCCAAGTCAGCCTTCTAAAAAAAATAATGTCGGATATCCCGGTTGGGTTCCAGCAAGTCAGTTAAAGGCAGTAGAGCTGCAAAAACAAGATGCATCTGCCCAAGTAATCGCCCGAAAAACGCTTTTAGTAATTGATAACCAAACGGAGCTGATGCTTAGCTATCGAACGACTTTACCTGTAGTTCAATACCTAAACGAACATGTTGAAGTGGAAACACCGCTTGGAAGAGGCCTAATGTTGGCTAAAGATGTGAATGTAGTTCAATCTGATGCAGAACTACATCCAAAAACAGGAGCTCATCTCGTGTCGGAAGGAAAGCGATTTCTAGATCTTCCTTACTTATGGGGAGGAATGAGCTCATATGGCTTTGACTGTTCAGGTTTTACCTACTCACTTCATAAAGCAAATGGATATACGATTCCTCGCGATGCAAGCGACCAAGCTACAAGCGGTAAAGTAGTTTCATATGAAGAAATGGAGCCAGGAGATTTATTATTCTTTGCTTACGAACAAGGTAAGGGTTTTGTACACCACGTCGCTATGTACTATGGAAATGGTCAAATCATTCATTCGCCGAAAACGGGTAAGGCAGTTGAGGTTATTCCCATCAAAGGAATGGAGTACGAAGATGAAATTTGCGCAATACGTCGCTACTGGACATAA
- a CDS encoding ATP-binding cassette domain-containing protein yields MTKKQPILEVKNMTKYFPVAKNKELKAVDNVSFSIYKGETFGLVGESGCGKSTTGRTIIGLYQRTSGKVLYKGKDVHKLSEKEKFTFQRNMQMIFQDPYASLNPRSTVREIISEPMEVHGLYPNKKERLERVYELLEDVGLNREHANRYPHEFSGGQRQRIGIARALALNPECIIADEPISALDVSVQAQVVNLLKKLQEEKGLTYLFIAHDLSMVKHISSRIGVMYLGHLVELTTSDSLYTKPLHPYTKALLSAIPIPDPDIEDARERIVLQGELPSPIDPPSGCVFRTRCQFAMDACASVKPEWQEVEENHFVACHLYNEGIVNSTSEIAASKL; encoded by the coding sequence ATGACAAAGAAACAGCCTATTCTCGAAGTGAAAAATATGACGAAATACTTCCCTGTTGCTAAAAATAAAGAATTAAAGGCTGTAGATAATGTTTCATTTTCCATTTACAAAGGTGAAACGTTTGGATTAGTAGGAGAGTCTGGGTGTGGAAAGTCAACGACGGGACGAACCATTATTGGTCTGTACCAGAGAACGAGCGGTAAAGTACTTTATAAAGGGAAAGATGTCCACAAACTATCTGAAAAAGAGAAATTTACGTTTCAGCGTAATATGCAAATGATTTTTCAAGATCCGTATGCGTCCTTAAACCCAAGGTCTACAGTAAGGGAAATCATTTCGGAGCCAATGGAAGTTCACGGGTTATATCCCAACAAAAAAGAACGCTTAGAACGCGTTTATGAGCTGTTAGAAGATGTTGGTTTGAATCGTGAACATGCCAATCGTTACCCTCATGAATTTAGCGGGGGGCAACGTCAAAGGATTGGGATTGCGCGCGCCTTAGCGTTAAATCCCGAATGTATTATTGCGGACGAGCCTATTTCTGCTTTGGACGTATCGGTTCAGGCTCAGGTTGTTAATTTGCTAAAAAAATTGCAGGAAGAAAAAGGCCTTACGTATTTGTTTATTGCTCATGACTTGTCAATGGTCAAGCATATTAGCAGCCGTATTGGAGTTATGTATCTAGGACACCTTGTTGAGCTGACAACAAGCGATTCATTATATACCAAGCCACTGCACCCTTATACAAAAGCCCTTTTATCAGCAATTCCAATACCAGACCCTGATATTGAAGATGCACGCGAACGTATTGTCTTACAAGGAGAGCTACCAAGCCCGATTGACCCACCGTCGGGATGCGTATTTAGAACACGATGTCAGTTTGCGATGGACGCATGTGCAAGCGTGAAACCCGAGTGGCAGGAAGTTGAAGAAAATCATTTTGTTGCGTGTCACCTTTATAACGAAGGGATTGTAAATTCAACCTCTGAAATTGCGGCAAGTAAACTATGA
- a CDS encoding class A beta-lactamase-related serine hydrolase, whose protein sequence is MSIVEEKVRLIVQQWSSMYRGRVSYLFETPEETIEQGATNVYPSASTIKLLVAIEACRQIDSGVILAHQTIAVKQSDIVGGDGLLSVYPYSPTATVKELLILMLILSDNTATNLLIKLLGQECIQGCIKDLGLKNTQLNRQMMDIQASAEGRDNVTTAADLLTCLKVLYRKDVLSEPSRKLLKESLFNQRLRDKLPSMLNEKCFILNKPGHLHGITHDCGVLFTHHKRCYAVVLIDGLKHNEYGRRLIADLGQVISEALTQQIV, encoded by the coding sequence ATGAGTATAGTAGAAGAAAAAGTTCGCTTGATTGTTCAGCAATGGTCGTCCATGTACAGAGGGAGAGTAAGCTATCTCTTTGAAACTCCTGAAGAAACAATTGAACAAGGAGCTACAAATGTGTATCCATCTGCTAGTACTATCAAGCTGCTTGTTGCAATTGAAGCGTGTCGTCAGATTGATTCCGGCGTTATTTTAGCGCACCAGACCATTGCTGTTAAACAATCAGATATTGTGGGGGGAGATGGACTATTAAGCGTTTATCCGTATTCTCCTACTGCTACGGTTAAAGAACTACTTATTTTAATGCTCATTCTTTCTGATAATACGGCTACAAACCTGTTAATTAAACTTCTAGGACAAGAGTGCATACAGGGGTGTATCAAGGATTTAGGGTTAAAAAATACCCAGCTCAATCGTCAGATGATGGATATTCAAGCTTCCGCGGAAGGAAGAGATAACGTCACAACAGCAGCAGACTTACTTACATGCCTGAAAGTGCTTTATAGAAAAGATGTTCTCTCGGAACCTTCACGTAAGCTTTTAAAAGAAAGCTTATTTAATCAGCGACTGCGGGATAAACTACCTTCTATGCTGAATGAAAAGTGTTTTATTTTAAATAAACCTGGACATTTGCACGGAATAACGCACGATTGCGGTGTGCTGTTTACACATCATAAAAGGTGCTATGCTGTGGTATTAATTGATGGGCTTAAACATAATGAGTATGGACGGAGGCTAATTGCAGACCTCGGTCAGGTTATTAGCGAAGCGCTTACTCAACAAATTGTATAA
- a CDS encoding TIGR03943 family protein, producing the protein MIRILILIGFTFVFMHLHATGDISKYINMKYAWISYSTIFLLWFITIAAFIFYMKGDEHDHNHEDGCDCHSHSHAPRKRDKFLYLIYIVPIITALFLPISKLDSKIVEAKGFNFPIYEKNSPYDQHQFLEPDTSSFYGEEAYDKMIRKDLKQFGKSEKLNLEDTEFLNAMETIYNYPGEFTGKTIRLKGFLYHNDELPKNQYFLFRFGIIHCIADSGAFGMLIEFPDDVSFQNDDWVTVTGKIDTMYYQPFKKTLPMIKVTNVKKEQEPDDPYVYRNNQ; encoded by the coding sequence ATGATTCGAATTTTAATTTTGATTGGCTTTACGTTTGTCTTCATGCATCTGCATGCTACAGGAGATATTTCAAAGTACATTAATATGAAATATGCATGGATTTCATACAGTACAATTTTTCTCCTATGGTTTATTACCATTGCTGCTTTTATTTTTTATATGAAAGGCGATGAGCATGACCATAATCATGAAGATGGCTGTGATTGCCACAGTCATTCACACGCTCCGCGCAAGCGAGATAAATTCCTTTATCTCATCTATATCGTACCTATTATCACTGCTTTATTTTTACCAATTTCCAAATTAGATTCTAAAATTGTTGAAGCGAAGGGGTTCAATTTTCCAATCTACGAAAAAAATAGCCCCTATGATCAGCACCAATTCCTAGAGCCCGATACAAGTAGCTTTTACGGAGAGGAAGCTTATGACAAAATGATACGCAAAGATTTGAAGCAGTTTGGAAAGAGTGAAAAGCTTAATTTAGAAGATACTGAGTTTTTAAACGCAATGGAAACCATTTATAATTACCCTGGTGAATTTACGGGTAAAACCATTCGCTTAAAAGGATTTTTATACCATAATGATGAGCTGCCAAAAAATCAATATTTTCTTTTTCGCTTTGGAATTATTCATTGCATTGCTGACTCTGGAGCCTTCGGAATGCTTATTGAATTTCCAGATGACGTATCGTTTCAAAATGATGATTGGGTAACAGTAACAGGTAAAATTGATACGATGTATTATCAGCCGTTTAAAAAAACATTACCAATGATTAAAGTCACGAACGTTAAGAAAGAACAGGAACCTGATGATCCTTACGTTTATCGAAACAATCAATGA
- a CDS encoding permease translates to MSSSLLQLNTIFISILIEALPFVLLGVFISGIIQMFITEEMMAKAIPKNKVGAVFLATFIGALFPACECGIVPITRRLMAKGVPLYAAIPFMFTGPIINPVVLFSTYVAFGNDWAVVWERSSVALVVAISVGMLLTFQFKTDQTKHSVCVNVQKKTFGQKLVGTIQHSIDEFFSVGKYLIIGALIAASMQTFMKTSILLDLGQQDWSAHFVMMGLAYLLSLCSSADAFIGASFQSTFQDSAIVAFLVFGPMFDIKNTLMMLSQFKAKFVGILFIYTFIAVFVFSMLLVR, encoded by the coding sequence ATGAGTTCATCCTTGTTGCAGCTAAACACAATTTTTATCAGTATCCTAATTGAAGCCCTTCCTTTTGTGTTATTGGGTGTATTTATTTCTGGAATTATTCAAATGTTTATTACAGAAGAAATGATGGCAAAAGCCATACCAAAAAATAAAGTAGGCGCTGTTTTTTTAGCAACTTTTATAGGCGCTTTATTTCCAGCTTGTGAATGTGGAATTGTACCTATTACAAGGCGATTAATGGCAAAAGGCGTACCGCTATACGCTGCTATTCCCTTTATGTTTACAGGTCCTATCATTAACCCAGTTGTTTTGTTTTCTACATATGTAGCGTTTGGAAATGACTGGGCCGTTGTATGGGAACGTAGCTCTGTAGCGCTCGTCGTAGCAATTTCAGTTGGCATGCTGTTGACGTTTCAGTTTAAAACAGATCAAACAAAACATAGCGTGTGCGTTAACGTTCAGAAAAAGACATTTGGCCAAAAGCTAGTAGGGACTATCCAGCATTCTATCGATGAGTTTTTTTCAGTCGGTAAATATTTAATCATTGGAGCGCTTATTGCAGCAAGTATGCAAACGTTTATGAAAACATCCATCCTGTTAGATCTTGGGCAGCAGGATTGGTCAGCTCATTTCGTAATGATGGGACTAGCCTACCTTTTATCCCTTTGTTCGTCAGCCGATGCGTTTATTGGAGCATCCTTTCAAAGCACATTTCAAGATAGCGCCATCGTTGCCTTTTTAGTTTTTGGACCAATGTTTGATATTAAAAATACGTTAATGATGTTGAGTCAATTTAAAGCCAAATTTGTGGGCATTTTATTTATTTATACCTTTATAGCTGTCTTTGTTTTTTCAATGCTACTGGTCAGATAA
- a CDS encoding histidinol-phosphatase HisJ family protein — translation MYIVDYHHHTNHSFDSKAVMNEVCTEAIHRNINEICFTEHYSLNPLAPTYGHINLKHYIEDIEECRAQFDGKLVIKAGIEICEPHLLKSEYQKVLEPLQLDFILGSVHNINDKKLRLYLQHKTVEEVYGGYFEELYNLVKHADIDVLAHIDLMKRYAIKVHGNYDFDQFKPQLTEILTKAIERNIGIEINTSGMRSSLGEPLPSQAVLKLYKELGGELLTVGSDSHKVETVGDHISEAIALAKECGFRYVFTYDKRQPSAISI, via the coding sequence ATGTACATTGTGGACTATCATCATCATACGAATCATTCATTCGATTCAAAAGCGGTTATGAACGAGGTATGCACAGAAGCTATCCATCGTAATATTAACGAAATTTGCTTTACAGAACATTACTCACTTAATCCACTTGCTCCTACATATGGACATATTAATTTAAAACATTATATAGAAGATATTGAAGAGTGTCGTGCGCAGTTTGACGGAAAGTTAGTTATCAAAGCAGGGATTGAAATTTGTGAGCCGCATTTATTAAAAAGTGAGTATCAAAAGGTATTAGAGCCGCTTCAATTAGATTTTATCCTAGGATCTGTTCATAACATCAATGACAAAAAGCTCCGCTTATATTTACAACATAAAACAGTAGAAGAAGTATACGGTGGTTATTTTGAAGAACTCTACAATCTAGTGAAGCATGCTGATATCGATGTGCTTGCTCATATTGATTTAATGAAGCGCTATGCAATAAAAGTGCACGGAAATTATGATTTTGACCAGTTTAAGCCGCAGCTAACAGAAATTTTAACAAAAGCAATTGAGCGCAATATCGGCATTGAAATTAACACCTCAGGAATGCGAAGCAGCTTAGGTGAACCGCTACCTTCTCAAGCGGTATTAAAATTATATAAAGAGCTTGGAGGAGAACTGCTAACGGTAGGTTCTGACTCTCATAAAGTTGAAACGGTTGGCGACCATATTTCCGAAGCAATAGCGCTTGCGAAAGAATGCGGATTCCGCTATGTCTTTACGTATGACAAACGCCAGCCAAGTGCCATTTCGATTTAA